One window from the genome of Alnus glutinosa chromosome 13, dhAlnGlut1.1, whole genome shotgun sequence encodes:
- the LOC133855011 gene encoding transcription factor MYC2-like: MSSSSSSSLIAAGHEASPTLQHHLQFILQSRPEWWVYAIFWRTSKDSDGRVVFSWGDGHFRGTKEAGVASKAEEQQPKKKAITKGFQALFDEDMDVDRLVLDGHVTDSEWFYTVSVTRSFALGDGVLGRAYSCGAYIWLTGSHELQYYECERVKEARMHGVRTLVCVSTSRGVVEFGSSDVIKEDWSLVPLVKSLFGSENTTSPVICNEGNHEDQVQFSNPDISLLNIATSSRAQLQEKAKSEGDAKEGPAGLGRSSPDSVPSDSDSHFASEKRKKRGRKPIITGRESPLNHVEAERQRREKLNHRFYALRSAVPNVSKMDKASLLADAVEYINDLKAKIEDLEAKLKERSSQKANIFDNQSINAMVGHTRRQSSGSFTVTKMEIEVQIVGSEALIRVQCPDVDYPSARLMNALRDLEFQIHHASISNVKEMMLQDVVVKVPDGLKSEEVMRTAILQRMQN; encoded by the exons atgtcttcctcttcttcttcatcgctTATTGCCGCTGGTCATGAAGCCTCACCCACGCTTCAACACCACCTCCAGTTCATACTTCAAAGCCGGCCTGAATGGTGGGTCTACGCCATCTTCTGGCGAACATCCAAAGACAGCGACGGTCGTGTTGTTTTCTCATGGGGCGATGGTCATTTCCGTGGTACCAAGGAAGCCGGAGTCGCTTCCAAAGCCGAAGAACAACAACCCAAAAAGAAGGCGATCACGAAAGGATTCCAAGCTCTTTTTGATGAAGACATGGACGTAGACAGGCTAGTACTGGACGGCCATGTCACTGACTCTGAATGGTTTTACACCGTCTCTGTGACACGGTCGTTTGCACTGGGCGATGGCGTTCTCGGCCGCGCGTATAGTTGCGGGGCGTACATTTGGTTGACAGGGTCCCACGAGCTTCAATACTACGAGTGCGAGAGAGTTAAAGAAGCTCGCATGCATGGCGTTCGGACATTGGTTTGTGTTTCAACTTCTCGTGGGGTCGTTGAATTCGGATCTTCCGATGTCATCAAAGAAGATTGGAGCTTGGTGCCGCTAGTGAAGTCGCTTTTTGGTTCTGAAAATACTACTTCTCCTGTAATCTGTAATGAGGGAAACCACGAAGATCAG GTACAATTTTCCAACCCTGATATTTCTCTTCTGAATATTGCAACGTCATCACGGGCTCAGTTACAAGAGAAGGCGAAATCAGAGGGTGATGCGAAAGAAGGGCCGGCGGGTCTTGGCCGCTCATCGCCTGACTCGGTGCCTTCTGACTCTGACAGCCATTTTGCGTctgaaaagaggaagaaaagaggaagaaaaccAATCATCACCGGGCGAGAATCCCCTCTTAATCACGTCGAAGCGGAGAGGCAGCGCAGAGAGAAGCTCAACCATCGATTCTATGCGCTCCGGTCAGCGGTTCCCAATGTTTCAAAGATGGACAAAGCATCTCTACTCGCTGATGCAGTAGAATACATCAATGATCTCAAGGCAAAAATTGAAGACTTGGAGGCGAAACTTAAAGAACGATCATCCCAAAAGGCCAATATTTTTGACAATCAAAGCATCAACGCCATGGTTGGTCACACAAGGCGGCAATCATCAGGCAGTTTCACTGTAACTAAAATGGAAATCGAGGTGCAGATTGTTGGATCAGAAGCGTTGATCCGAGTTCAGTGTCCCGACGTGGACTACCCTTCTGCAAGATTGATGAACGCGCTTAGAGATCTTGAGTTTCAAATTCATCATGCAAGCATATCAAACGTGAAGGAGATGATGCTTCAAGACGTTGTGGTTAAAGTTCCGGATGGATTGAAAAGTGAGGAGGTCATGAGAACTGCTATTCTTCAAAGAATGCAGAATTAA